One window of Microbacterium sp. Root61 genomic DNA carries:
- a CDS encoding DUF3467 domain-containing protein: MVDDAQRQFEIDLPPELIGGAYADFANVWHTPTVFVMDFVTLAQPPREQVDPDTGETRTVVPARVVSRIRIPPEQVFELAKALTQQLEFWEQETGRRPPANPLLDATD; this comes from the coding sequence ATGGTCGACGATGCGCAGCGTCAGTTCGAGATCGATCTGCCGCCGGAGTTGATCGGTGGAGCGTACGCCGACTTCGCCAATGTGTGGCATACCCCGACGGTGTTTGTGATGGATTTCGTCACCCTCGCCCAGCCCCCGCGGGAGCAGGTCGACCCCGACACGGGGGAGACCCGCACGGTGGTTCCCGCGCGGGTCGTGAGCCGCATCCGGATCCCTCCCGAGCAGGTGTTCGAGCTCGCGAAGGCGCTCACCCAGCAGCTGGAGTTCTGGGAGCAGGAGACCGGGCGCCGGCCTCCGGCGAACCCGCTCCTCGACGCAACCGACTGA
- the upp gene encoding uracil phosphoribosyltransferase, which produces MRVHVADHPLITHKLTVLRDERTSSPVFRQLTEELVTLLAYEATRSVKVSPVEIRTPVTTTTGVKISEPRPLVVPILRAGLGMLDGMVKLLPSAEVGFLGMARNEETLEPTTYAERLPEDLSDRQCFVLDPMLATGGSLGAAMDFLFRRGAHDVTAICILGTPEGLAAIEKQVEGRDVTIVLGALDQGLNEKGYIVPGLGDAGDRLYGTV; this is translated from the coding sequence ATGCGTGTGCATGTCGCCGACCACCCTCTCATCACCCACAAGCTCACGGTGCTGCGCGATGAGCGCACCTCGTCACCGGTCTTCCGGCAGCTCACCGAGGAGCTGGTGACGCTCCTCGCGTACGAAGCGACCCGTTCGGTGAAGGTGTCGCCGGTCGAGATCCGCACCCCCGTCACCACGACGACGGGTGTGAAGATCTCCGAGCCGCGCCCGCTGGTCGTGCCGATCCTGCGAGCCGGACTCGGCATGCTCGACGGTATGGTCAAGCTCCTCCCCAGCGCCGAGGTCGGCTTCCTGGGCATGGCGCGCAACGAGGAGACGCTCGAGCCGACGACATACGCCGAGCGGCTGCCCGAAGACCTCAGCGACCGCCAGTGCTTCGTACTGGACCCGATGCTCGCCACCGGCGGATCGCTCGGCGCGGCGATGGACTTCCTGTTCCGGCGCGGAGCGCACGACGTCACGGCCATCTGCATCCTGGGCACTCCCGAGGGCCTCGCCGCCATCGAGAAGCAGGTCGAGGGCCGCGACGTCACGATCGTCCTCGGCGCGCTCGACCAGGGCCTCAACGAGAAGGGCTACATCGTGCCCGGACTCGGCGACGCCGGCGACCGCCTCTACGGCACGGTCTGA
- a CDS encoding nucleoside deaminase, producing MTRALALARAAGVAGDVPVGAVVTDAAGTIIGEGRNEREPTHDPTAHAEIVAMRAAAASVGSWNLEGCTLVVTLEPCLMCAGALLQARVSRVVFGAWDEKAGATGSVYDVVRDRRLPYRAEVVGGVRAHESEALLRGFFDVRR from the coding sequence ATGACCCGCGCGCTGGCATTGGCGCGGGCCGCAGGGGTCGCCGGAGATGTGCCGGTCGGTGCGGTGGTGACGGATGCCGCAGGCACGATCATCGGCGAGGGTCGCAACGAGCGCGAGCCGACGCACGACCCCACGGCGCACGCGGAGATCGTCGCGATGCGGGCGGCCGCGGCATCCGTCGGCTCCTGGAACCTGGAGGGCTGCACGCTGGTGGTCACCCTCGAGCCCTGCCTCATGTGCGCCGGTGCGCTGCTGCAGGCGCGGGTCTCACGCGTGGTGTTCGGCGCGTGGGACGAGAAGGCCGGGGCGACCGGCTCGGTCTACGACGTCGTGCGCGACCGACGCCTGCCGTACCGGGCCGAGGTCGTCGGCGGAGTGCGCGCCCACGAGTCCGAAGCGCTGTTGCGGGGCTTCTTCGACGTCCGCCGTTGA